The Aerosakkonema funiforme FACHB-1375 genome includes a window with the following:
- a CDS encoding DUF5942 domain-containing protein: MKKLFLLSLFIIGLGFAIFNFKGLAARGNYDSIVLDFREDVPAAQIAEKLSAIAKQYHVNPYLNSEFSVKDNVYIVKGDEKLLKALKKSDLAKQTESIEPNYLYYALEIPNDPEYSKQWNLRSINIESAWEETKGSGVTVAVIDTGVSRVPDLQKTNFVKGYDFVNDKVEADDDNGHGTHVAGTIAQSTNNGYGVAGVAYEATIMPLKVLSAGGGGTVADISEAIKFAADNGAGVINMSLGGGGASELMQEAVDYAHSKGVVVVAAAGNESRDSSSYPARYPHVISVSALGPDGEKAPYSNFGAAVDIAAPGGSENGKILQETIDYQTGEPIFAGYQGTSMASPHVAGVAAMVKAMGIENPDEVEEVLKKSALAVKEDPLNHFGAGKLDAAAAVKLAAKGQITFRDFFRWLRENGYLNLRFWFDGGAVALLPKILMVLGSYLLAWFLRNYLPGWTWGLNSGLIFGSSGLFFLRGLYVYDAPQWPFRVLGSSIPELGNAIQGTSALNPIFASVLIPLVLVALLLGNRSWKWFAIGSGIGVASCLLVSAVMMPHVMWLGEGLWARAFLIVNALLCFGLSRLAMQGEKQTA, from the coding sequence ATGAAAAAGCTTTTTCTTCTGAGTTTGTTTATCATCGGTCTCGGTTTCGCCATCTTTAATTTTAAAGGACTGGCAGCCAGAGGCAACTATGACTCGATCGTGCTGGACTTTCGGGAAGATGTTCCCGCAGCCCAAATTGCCGAAAAGCTGAGCGCGATCGCAAAACAGTACCACGTTAACCCTTATCTCAATAGCGAATTCTCTGTAAAGGATAATGTCTATATTGTCAAGGGCGATGAGAAATTACTTAAAGCCCTGAAAAAATCAGATCTAGCCAAACAGACAGAATCTATTGAGCCCAACTATCTGTATTACGCCCTAGAAATCCCCAACGACCCAGAGTACAGCAAGCAGTGGAACCTGCGAAGCATCAACATCGAGTCAGCGTGGGAAGAAACCAAAGGTAGCGGTGTGACAGTAGCCGTGATCGACACTGGCGTCAGCCGCGTTCCCGACTTGCAAAAAACCAATTTCGTCAAAGGCTACGACTTTGTGAACGACAAAGTAGAAGCTGATGACGACAACGGACACGGCACCCACGTTGCAGGTACGATCGCACAATCTACCAACAACGGTTACGGCGTCGCCGGCGTCGCCTACGAAGCCACCATCATGCCGCTGAAAGTCCTGAGTGCAGGCGGTGGCGGTACAGTTGCCGATATTTCCGAAGCCATCAAATTTGCCGCTGACAACGGCGCAGGCGTCATTAATATGAGCTTGGGTGGCGGCGGTGCCAGCGAACTGATGCAAGAAGCCGTTGACTATGCCCACAGCAAAGGCGTAGTTGTAGTAGCAGCAGCGGGTAACGAAAGCCGAGATTCCTCCTCCTACCCAGCTCGCTATCCCCATGTCATCAGCGTATCCGCACTCGGCCCCGACGGTGAAAAAGCACCCTACTCCAACTTTGGTGCAGCTGTAGATATCGCCGCTCCCGGTGGCAGCGAAAACGGTAAGATTCTCCAAGAAACCATTGACTACCAAACCGGCGAACCCATCTTTGCCGGTTATCAAGGCACCAGCATGGCATCTCCCCACGTTGCTGGAGTTGCCGCAATGGTGAAAGCAATGGGTATCGAAAACCCAGATGAAGTCGAAGAAGTCCTCAAAAAATCCGCACTTGCAGTCAAAGAAGACCCCCTCAACCACTTTGGTGCCGGCAAACTGGATGCAGCAGCAGCAGTGAAACTCGCCGCCAAAGGACAAATCACCTTCCGCGACTTCTTCCGCTGGTTGCGCGAAAATGGTTATCTCAACCTCCGCTTCTGGTTTGATGGCGGTGCTGTAGCACTCCTACCTAAGATACTGATGGTATTGGGTTCCTACCTGCTAGCTTGGTTCTTGCGGAACTATTTACCCGGCTGGACTTGGGGGCTAAACAGCGGTTTAATCTTTGGCAGTTCCGGTTTGTTCTTCCTGCGCGGTTTATACGTCTATGATGCGCCCCAGTGGCCTTTCCGAGTCTTGGGTAGTTCTATTCCCGAACTGGGTAACGCCATTCAAGGCACTAGCGCCTTAAACCCGATATTTGCCAGCGTGCTAATTCCGTTAGTTTTAGTAGCGCTGTTGCTGGGAAATCGCAGTTGGAAGTGGTTTGCGATCGGATCTGGCATCGGTGTGGCCAGCTGCTTGCTTGTCAGCGCCGTGATGATGCCTCATGTCATGTGGCTGGGAGAAGGTCTCTGGGCCCGTGCCTTCCTGATCGTTAACGCCCTACTCTGTTTCGGACTTTCTCGGTTAGCTATGCAAGGAGAAAAACAAACTGCTTGA
- a CDS encoding RNA-guided endonuclease InsQ/TnpB family protein, which produces MYLTQKNQIRGLGAREFTALRELCRLSKNLYNVGLYTVRQYYFQFGKHLRYESNYHYCKANENYKRLNTDIAQQTLKVVDRTFRSFYGLINAVKEGSFQQKVRLPHYLPKDGYFLLIMPRVKIKDGKFRVPMSRDFCKEHGEIWIPIPARIDPDTLKEVRIHPRYNARFFDVELIAEVEETPVPTEPDNALAIDLGLDNLATCVDTNGASFIVDGKRIKSLNRWFNKENARLQSIKDLHYIEGITERQARITRNRNNKVRDYLNKAARHIINHCIENRIAKIVVGFNVGIKQEINIGSRNNQNFVQIPHTSLRAKLKALCSRYGIAYVEQEESYTSRASFLDGDKLPIYNADKPREYKFSGKRVKRGLYRTKHGFLVNADCNGAANILRKSKHDALGGVSRGCLAQPLRVKIS; this is translated from the coding sequence ATGTACCTGACTCAGAAGAACCAGATACGCGGACTCGGGGCGAGGGAATTTACCGCCTTGCGAGAACTCTGCCGACTGAGTAAAAACCTCTACAACGTGGGGCTTTACACGGTCAGACAGTATTACTTTCAATTTGGGAAACATCTTCGCTACGAATCTAACTATCACTACTGCAAAGCGAACGAGAACTATAAGCGGTTGAATACCGATATAGCCCAACAGACCCTTAAAGTAGTCGATAGAACCTTTCGGAGTTTCTACGGCTTGATAAACGCCGTAAAAGAGGGAAGCTTTCAACAGAAAGTTAGACTTCCTCACTATCTCCCGAAAGACGGTTATTTCCTCTTGATTATGCCGAGGGTCAAAATCAAGGATGGAAAATTCCGTGTTCCGATGTCTCGTGACTTCTGCAAGGAACACGGGGAAATTTGGATACCAATTCCTGCGAGAATCGATCCCGATACTCTTAAAGAAGTTCGGATTCACCCCCGCTATAACGCGCGTTTCTTCGACGTGGAGTTGATCGCCGAAGTTGAAGAAACTCCCGTTCCTACAGAACCCGATAACGCTCTCGCTATCGATCTCGGACTCGATAATCTGGCCACCTGCGTCGATACCAACGGGGCATCCTTTATCGTGGATGGTAAAAGAATTAAATCCCTTAACCGTTGGTTCAACAAAGAGAACGCCCGACTGCAATCGATTAAAGATTTGCATTATATCGAGGGAATAACCGAGCGTCAGGCGAGAATAACACGGAATCGGAATAACAAGGTTCGGGATTATCTCAATAAAGCCGCGCGTCACATTATTAATCACTGTATCGAGAACCGGATCGCTAAAATCGTTGTCGGTTTTAACGTGGGCATCAAACAGGAGATTAACATCGGGAGTCGGAATAACCAAAACTTCGTTCAAATTCCCCACACCAGCCTGAGAGCCAAACTGAAAGCGTTGTGCTCCAGATACGGTATCGCCTACGTGGAACAGGAGGAATCCTATACCAGTAGAGCGAGTTTTCTCGACGGGGATAAACTGCCCATTTACAACGCCGATAAACCGAGAGAATATAAATTCTCCGGGAAACGGGTTAAACGCGGACTGTATCGAACGAAGCATGGTTTTCTGGTAAACGCTGACTGTAACGGCGCGGCGAATATCTTGAGAAAAAGTAAGCACGATGCTTTAGGCGGAGTGTCTAGAGGCTGTTTGGCACAGCCGTTAAGAGTGAAAATCTCTTGA